In the genome of Chrysoperla carnea chromosome 5, inChrCarn1.1, whole genome shotgun sequence, the window AAATCATTCGATTTAAGTCGAAAAATAAAGTATTCTTGTGCGAAGCGAAACTTTCGacatgataaaataacatattcaaAGTTAGAATCATTATctagtttgaaaaataatagaaacCCAGATAGTCAAGTCTGATAAAAAGTGTACGCGTGTAGACATCAATGCGTTGCACTTTCCTCCAAGAAAGCGAATACGTTTGCAAACATCATCGTGAATAGGTACGTTAAAGAGGAACATTGATCAAATCCAATTCGTTCAATTTCATTCTTTCATGCATGAAGACTATCAATGTATGGATACTTATAAAACTGAGGATGTTCTAGAAATAAAACTGTTGTGTAAATGCCATCCGAACATTTCTCTTTGAAACATACGATAAGAGTGGTATACGTTTTTATAGACTGGTGAATTTACGTAGAGTGTTAAGAGTATATAAAGGTTTGTACGATCAGGatagataaattttgtttttatttatttccaattttcttagaatttgACGAAAAGTAGGACTAAATTCTTCCATGTCATTACTAGTATTTCTAcaaagttattttatacatatttttcgtACCAAGTGAAAACCCAAAATATGTCAATGCTTAGAGCTTACCCCACACCAACAACAATCTCAAACTTTAACATTAAATGGTCATCTCTACAAAGTTTCTGAAGttattcatagaaaaaaaatctacatGCTTAAGATAGATCAAACGTTCAGCAAAATCTGcgattttgtaaatttagaaCTTAGACAGGAAAGTTTTGCGCTGGCTCAAGAATCACGGTTTCTAGAAACTTTATAGTACGTTTTATCgttagaaaacaaaaacttaaattgaaCAGTCGTTAAAAAAGCTCGATTTTAAAACGTGTAGTTGTAGAATAGAATAGTTAAGTaattttagctttaaaatgtatttttttaaaatctaacaaatttaaatagttacTATAAATCTTCGCACACAGAATGTGTCCAATAATTACTTGTTTCTTTGCCAAATTTTTAGATACATTCTGTGAAAATAAGGGAGACGTATGtgtgaaataaaattagtattttttctcaaataaaattttttccaatgacCCGGTCGTAGCGACAAAAAAAGATTGTCCAAgtgttatacaaattttcattcacgTGGAGCTTATACTCTTATATATTGCgtgaaaatgcatttaaaaaaattttttacatcacTTTTTGATGTTCTCACAGCTTTTCCGAAACTATAAAAGGCTactaaaaatcgtattttttctgcttaaaacgttccaatatttcataaaacgtcttcctaattttaatcaaaactaaaaaagaattGTCATTAGATTTGTTTATGAACAGTTCGCAGttcaggtaaaaaaaaataatagttttaaaaaaattgatatttcttagtaattttcaaaatttagaataaattatgTGACCAAATCAAAATGTCACAATTTTTCGGATTAATTACTTCTAACTATATTTACGGCTGgatgaaataataatgtatgggggagtttgtaaatttatttaacaattcagtcggaatacaaaagaaaattttaatgctcagcttttatttaaaaaaaattatacagtaaaattgtatatatggtCCTTAGAAATTTCTAAGAGCTATAATTTCTCTTGTTTCCTAACTAATCATTCTAAAAGCTTCAAAAGCAAACTATGTTGTAAAAACTCTTCCATTTGAAAGAAAGTGCGTTCAAATTTTAACAGCTCAAGATCTATATGAAGTTTCGGTCTTGAATGTTAATACAAGAGACAGCATCGGGCATATATAACActaaaattcattgttttttcttttttttgaagttttatttaaagtagGATAGCAGTATCGAGCCGGGAAACAGTTTAGTCAAATCagcaatcatttttaaatttttttggactaTTCTTGAAACTTGtaccagttaataattatttaaacttttaacagaattagtttcataaatttgttcatttaacATTTTGGTGTTTAGATATGTATAGCTTTTCCTGCAAaggggaataatttttttattggtatatCGTAATCACCGCGCAATTTTCCATAATAATGCATAATTTAtccaaagttaatttttttttttgtaaaattaaactgcgtataaatatttcaaaacacattttgaaaaatagtgGAAGAGgctcttttatatttttgaattttggtaattaaaacttattacttgagttaaatttaaacttaGATTACCATTTGTCTAAAGCTGAATTTAAAGAGTGGTAAAATATCCATTTGGGTTTGGATCCTTGATTCTGTTTTAATTTGAACACATCCTGAAAATAatctaaaatcaaaaataccCTGTGAttcagaattttattttgaattatgtatattttttttttttttatttcctgttaaaataacaattttttccaaaacttttttttttttatttaaaaaaaatatatgtacaaaaaaaatattaagtgaaaaatataaaatttttatttcaagcaCAAAATTTCTtgtctcaaaatttattttttttggtttttcaaaaaattatttaaaactaattaacaaaaaaactaagCGTAAATGGgcttccgatttttttttttgttctgatATAAACTAGcacaaaatcgatattttttatgtttttttttatgtatggaaaaacaactataattttcatactaattaaggaaaaatgtagaaaatatattatagaatttaaacgtaattaatttatttattaaaaaaatatttttcaagaaacgcataatattatttttaattaagtattattaaggttattttttaaggtggaattttttttaatgataagtgTTCCAccttaattatgtttttaattacacaaaaataGAGGGATGACATTATATGggacaaaatttttacataaaaatcaactttaaaaactgGTAATACTGTTATAATTAAAGCTCTCAAAAGTAGGCTGCTTTCACATCTTGGATCGTAGATATTTTCAGCGTTTTCGTTGATGTTAGGCGTgagggtaaaaataaaaaacgccAATTCACTTATTTGCGTTTTGCTAGGGCAGCTTAAGTGAAAAgcgccaaatttttttttttttcacttcaacTCGAATAACGTTTTGAATATTGAACttggaaaaaagttttgtattgaTATTTTGTCATCCCTTTATTGGACACCTCGAAAACCAGTTTTTTCCAATGAAGCAATGTGCATTATTAATTCTTATAGATTTGTTTTCAATAAGTGTATATGATTAtagcaattatttaaaaaaaaagaaaaatggatacaaaaatcaaacatgaattacaaaaatattatggaaaaataattaatttttcagataattctttatttcatttattttttaataccttcTGTTTTGGTAATTTTCGaagattttaagataattttagaagtaattaagaaaaactattttttatgcgATTCTCATATGACGTGTGACAAAACCTCGAAACTCTCGAATTTCGATTTTAGAAGCCTTGAATTTTTAATGCCTTGTGTAAGGCTCATTCCCCGAACTATTTACATTATTACGTTAAATGAAATTGGCAGTTTAATTTCCTTGTTTGAGGAATAGGACGTCATTTGTTATCTAATGTCTCATATGAAACAATTAACACGAAGATTGGTAAATTCATACGAACGAGATATGTGATTCGATtgtgtgtaaataaaaaagcaatgtaaaatttgtaatattttactaGGTTTTTCAGTACAAGCGATGCAAacgtttctttaatttttctatgattataaaattctacaatttttttttagaaaaacgtTTCAAAGTTGAacgtaaaatatttctttaaaaaaacaattaacaaaaaaattaaatttgctagatttatggaatattatctTCATCGTCTAACGTAggtaaattctttaattttgataatttaagcAAAGCAGAAACTTTCTGTGAAAATGTGCGATTTAGACCTCCCTCAGATTTAGTCCACTCTGGTGTTGGTTTTTGGGGCTCAGCAACCATTccatctatttaaaaaaatacaaaaaatcaagaaatgaAAGTCTAAAGCTAATTCTCCACTGTGGCGGTCTTAGACTTTAAACGGCAATAAACTTAAGATCGTATGCCGGTCGCccgtatttaaaaattatggcaCACGCTGGAAAACTTGTGCGACCAGCCTAAACCTCATATAAgcgtcaataaataaattgggtgctgtaaaaaaatattaaattttattttcaatgtttaaaGCTCCAATCAAACAGAACCAAGGTTATCGAATATTACAAAATCTGCATATTGTGTCCTATTTGAGTGAAATCTAAAACTGATTAGGAAAAAATAGGGGCGATTCCGCCACACTGAAGTCTTAGCTTGAGagttaagttgaaaaaaaaaagaaatctaaaATTGCACACAAACCGTCAGACATTTTGTGTGACTCTGATGAATTTATTGATGCAGGTGCGTTTATTGATGAACTATGTGATAATGGAGGATCAGTAGTGTCTTGAATTgagtaaatttctttatgaatTGTTTCAAGTGctgtaatttttcaatcaaaatttttaatattcttccaAAGTTGAGCTAACtgtaaacatttttaagaaaacacaCAAACATAATAGCGTTTTTTTACAGCCAAGGGAGTGTACTAGAACAGTGCTTCTCAAACTATTTTGATACGTTAATCTATATTTGTTCAATtctgaaatatttatgatatttaaggatgtacgagcaccaaggcaattttaaataaaaagcctacttttttttttgaagcttgaagcatgaatttttttgctttcgatatttcgaaaaccaatacagatatcgaaaaattgtattcttatttttcgtctacattcatgaagttataacaaaattcatcatcaaaattgtaaataaggtacaaataatttcaatcctaaatctaaaattgtcttggtgctcGTAGTACCTCAAGTCCCATATCATACAACATTTTTGAAACTGAATTCTTAAGTTGTAATCCAATATTAACCCgcaattttttttgagaaacacTGTATTCGAACTATTACTACAGGGTTTTAAAGCAGCGGATTGTACGAAAATTTTGCAGAGCCTTGGAAATATAAGTGAACATCTTTCACAtttgatcattaaaaataagtttcaattaGACCTAGTTATTCTTAGTTTaaggaaataataaattattacattattgaaaAGGGAACGCACCTCGTTTTAAATCCATTATATccatttcttcattttttatttgcttcaattgtttttgaaattccCTCGTCAGTTTTTTCCGTTGATAATCTGCTTCAATTTCTTGTTTCGTACG includes:
- the LOC123300185 gene encoding uncharacterized protein LOC123300185 isoform X2; this translates as MVCCCVKIRIPRTKQEIEADYQRKKLTREFQKQLKQIKNEEMDIMDLKRALETIHKEIYSIQDTTDPPLSHSSSINAPASINSSESHKMSDDGMVAEPQKPTPEWTKSEGGLNRTFSQKVSALLKLSKLKNLPTLDDEDNIP
- the LOC123300185 gene encoding uncharacterized protein LOC123300185 isoform X1 gives rise to the protein MFMSFALVLTIIIMVCCCVKIRIPRTKQEIEADYQRKKLTREFQKQLKQIKNEEMDIMDLKRALETIHKEIYSIQDTTDPPLSHSSSINAPASINSSESHKMSDDGMVAEPQKPTPEWTKSEGGLNRTFSQKVSALLKLSKLKNLPTLDDEDNIP